A region of Streptomyces deccanensis DNA encodes the following proteins:
- a CDS encoding MFS transporter gives MPRTVSGTRTGTSGPPPPPATVDPPHRHRWWILAVIGLAQLMVVLDATIVNIALPSAQQDLGFSDGDRQWIVTAYALAFGSLLLLGGRAADLFGRKPTFLVGLVGFAVASAVGGAAGSFEMLVAARAGQGLFGALLAPAALSLLTTTFTDPRERGRAFGVYGAIAGAGGAVGLLLGGVLTEHLDWRWTLYVNLVFAAAAFVGGLVLLGRGSRDRTARIDVPGAVLVSAGLFCLVYGFSNAESHDWDAPATWGFLLAGAVLLAAFTVWQTRSPHPLLPLRVLLDRNRGASFVSVLIIGAGMFGVFLFLTYYLQQSLGYTPIETGLAFLPMIAGLMLTSTLASTVLVPRLGPKPVVPLGMGMAAAAMAWLTALDLHSSYTTDILPPLVLAGLGFGLIMAPAMSLATDGVAAEDAGVASAAVNTMQQVGGSLGTALLNTLSTSAAAEYLVGRNPKDPAVVAQAGLEAYSTAYWWSALFFVAGVVVSFLLYRRGAPVHDPDAAPVVHM, from the coding sequence ATGCCTCGAACCGTCTCCGGCACCCGGACCGGCACGTCCGGACCCCCGCCGCCCCCGGCGACCGTCGACCCGCCGCACCGCCACCGCTGGTGGATCCTCGCCGTCATCGGCCTGGCCCAGCTGATGGTGGTGCTGGACGCCACGATCGTGAACATCGCGCTGCCCTCGGCCCAGCAGGACCTGGGCTTCTCGGACGGCGACCGGCAGTGGATCGTCACCGCCTACGCCCTCGCCTTCGGCAGCCTGCTGCTGCTCGGGGGCCGCGCGGCGGACCTGTTCGGCCGCAAGCCGACCTTCCTGGTGGGGCTGGTGGGCTTCGCCGTCGCCTCCGCCGTCGGCGGCGCGGCCGGCAGCTTCGAGATGCTCGTCGCCGCCCGGGCGGGCCAGGGCCTCTTCGGGGCGCTGCTCGCCCCGGCCGCCCTGTCGCTGCTGACCACGACGTTCACCGACCCCAGGGAGCGCGGCAGGGCCTTCGGTGTCTACGGCGCGATCGCGGGCGCCGGCGGTGCCGTCGGCCTGCTGCTCGGGGGCGTCCTGACCGAGCACCTCGACTGGCGCTGGACCCTGTACGTCAACCTCGTCTTCGCCGCGGCGGCCTTCGTCGGCGGGCTGGTCCTGCTCGGCCGCGGCAGCCGCGACAGGACCGCCAGGATCGACGTACCCGGCGCGGTCCTGGTCTCCGCCGGACTGTTCTGCCTGGTCTACGGCTTCTCCAACGCCGAGAGCCACGACTGGGACGCCCCGGCCACCTGGGGCTTCCTGCTCGCCGGGGCGGTCCTGCTGGCCGCGTTCACGGTGTGGCAGACCCGCTCGCCGCATCCGCTGCTGCCCCTGCGCGTCCTGCTCGACCGGAACCGCGGCGCGTCGTTCGTCTCCGTGCTGATCATCGGCGCCGGCATGTTCGGTGTCTTCCTCTTCCTCACCTACTACCTGCAGCAGAGCCTCGGCTACACGCCCATCGAGACCGGTCTGGCCTTCTTGCCCATGATCGCCGGGCTGATGCTGACCTCGACGCTCGCGTCCACGGTGCTCGTACCGCGCCTCGGCCCCAAGCCGGTGGTCCCGCTGGGCATGGGCATGGCCGCCGCCGCGATGGCCTGGCTGACCGCCCTCGATCTGCACAGCTCGTACACCACCGACATCCTGCCGCCGCTGGTCCTCGCCGGACTCGGCTTCGGGCTGATCATGGCCCCCGCGATGAGTCTGGCCACGGACGGGGTGGCCGCCGAGGACGCGGGTGTCGCCTCCGCCGCCGTCAACACCATGCAGCAGGTCGGCGGCTCCCTCGGCACCGCCCTGCTCAACACCCTCTCCACCAGCGCCGCCGCGGAGTATCTGGTCGGCCGGAACCCGAAGGACCCCGCCGTCGTCGCCCAGGCCGGTCTGGAGGCCTACTCGACCGCGTACTGGTGGTCCGCCCTCTTCTTCGTGGCCGGTGTCGTCGTCAGCTTCCTGCTCTACCGGCGCGGCGCCCCCGTCCACGACCCCGACGCCGCCCCCGTGGTCCACATGTGA
- a CDS encoding serine/threonine-protein kinase — MVSDVGRLVAGRYRLTEQIGRGGMGTVWRAGDEVLDRQVAVKRLHVQPHLSPDDLVTLYERTRREARSAARIAHPNVIVVHDVVDDHLDADAGDPLDGGRGRAPSGSGDGRPCIVMEYVPAPTLADLLTDGRTVPPEEAARIGLGMVAALRAAHAAGVLHRDVKPGNVLLGAEGRIVLTDFGIAMTADASTLTKTGEMVGSIHYMAPERIRGQKPGPASDLWALGATLYQAVEGRPPFRRLTAMEAAYAIAVDPLEPLKRGGALEPLIEALLAKDPADRPTTEQTERALRAVISGQATMALPIPTPTPVPTAGPMPSPMAGGPAGGSTRSYDSDATGRGATGGGTVGVDVAGGGIGGRHTGQGMPPADHGGPSDGGRPEHGGRRRRRLLVPVAVAVTVAATVAGAALYLVSNPAGEPTSPKDGTSAAPTHSPSPVPAGYHLVRDKTLGISFPVPDGWRAGKRTSESVTYTDETKLVELTIGVVDPAGSHPEAHFEDIEANTKINYPDSYRRLRMQRTTFRGEPAAVWEFTFQGRARAFRAIDLGYGREGEREYDIYLSAPDLDWDVYRPVFDKVKDGFTTDASLKAP, encoded by the coding sequence GTGGTGTCGGACGTAGGGCGGCTCGTCGCCGGGCGCTACCGGCTCACGGAGCAGATAGGCCGCGGCGGCATGGGCACCGTGTGGCGGGCCGGTGACGAGGTCCTCGACCGCCAGGTCGCGGTGAAGCGCCTGCACGTGCAGCCGCACCTGTCGCCCGACGACCTCGTCACCCTGTACGAGCGCACGCGCCGCGAGGCCCGCAGCGCCGCCCGGATCGCGCACCCGAACGTGATCGTCGTGCACGACGTGGTGGACGACCACCTGGACGCCGACGCGGGCGACCCCCTGGACGGCGGCCGGGGCCGCGCCCCGAGTGGTTCCGGCGACGGCCGGCCCTGCATCGTCATGGAGTACGTCCCGGCGCCCACCCTCGCCGACCTCCTCACCGACGGCCGGACCGTCCCGCCCGAGGAGGCGGCCCGTATCGGTCTGGGCATGGTCGCCGCGCTGCGCGCCGCGCACGCCGCCGGTGTCCTGCACCGTGACGTGAAGCCCGGCAACGTCCTCCTCGGCGCCGAGGGCAGGATCGTGCTCACCGACTTCGGCATCGCGATGACGGCGGACGCCTCCACCCTCACCAAGACCGGCGAGATGGTCGGCTCCATCCACTACATGGCCCCGGAGCGCATCCGCGGCCAGAAGCCCGGCCCCGCCTCGGACCTGTGGGCCCTCGGGGCCACGCTCTACCAGGCGGTCGAGGGCCGGCCGCCGTTCCGCCGCCTCACCGCGATGGAGGCCGCGTACGCCATCGCCGTGGACCCGCTGGAGCCCCTGAAGCGGGGCGGTGCCCTGGAGCCCCTCATCGAGGCCCTCCTGGCCAAGGACCCCGCCGACCGGCCCACCACCGAGCAGACGGAACGGGCACTGCGCGCCGTCATCTCCGGCCAGGCGACCATGGCCCTGCCGATACCGACGCCGACGCCGGTGCCGACAGCGGGCCCGATGCCTTCGCCGATGGCCGGAGGCCCGGCCGGGGGTAGCACGCGCTCGTACGACAGCGACGCGACCGGCCGTGGCGCGACCGGCGGTGGCACGGTCGGCGTCGACGTCGCCGGTGGCGGGATCGGCGGTCGGCACACGGGCCAGGGCATGCCCCCGGCCGACCACGGCGGCCCCTCGGACGGCGGACGGCCGGAGCACGGCGGCCGCAGGAGACGTCGGCTCCTCGTCCCGGTCGCCGTCGCGGTGACCGTGGCCGCGACGGTCGCCGGCGCCGCGCTCTACCTCGTGTCGAACCCCGCCGGGGAACCCACCTCCCCGAAGGACGGCACCTCCGCCGCCCCCACCCACTCCCCCTCGCCCGTACCCGCCGGTTATCACCTGGTCAGGGACAAGACCCTGGGGATCTCCTTCCCCGTCCCGGACGGCTGGCGGGCCGGCAAGCGGACGTCCGAGTCGGTCACCTACACCGACGAGACGAAACTGGTCGAACTCACCATCGGCGTCGTGGACCCCGCCGGCTCGCACCCCGAGGCCCACTTCGAGGACATCGAGGCGAACACCAAGATCAACTACCCGGACTCGTACCGGCGTCTGCGGATGCAGCGGACCACCTTCCGCGGCGAACCGGCGGCCGTCTGGGAGTTCACCTTCCAGGGCCGGGCCCGGGCCTTCCGCGCCATCGACCTCGGATACGGCCGCGAGGGCGAACGCGAGTACGACATCTACCTCTCGGCCCCCGACCTCGACTGGGACGTCTACCGCCCCGTCTTCGACAAGGTCAAGGACGGCTTCACCACCGACGCCTCCCTCAAGGCCCCGTGA
- a CDS encoding MFS transporter translates to MPSSPVASPPPNSAQAEQTERTRQLRRVALSGLLGTAVEFYDFLVYGTVAALVFGELFFPGADPAVGTIAAFGTFAAGYVARPLGGIVFGHFGDRLGRKSMLLLTMGLMGGASFLIGLLPTYDTIGVWAPVLLITLRVVQGVAIGGEWGGATLMVVEHAGERRRGLWSSFTQMGAPLGSLLSSLVVTLVVAMPRDQFAAWGWRVPFLLSVVLLGVGLFVRLKVVESPLFTKVKKDRAEARMPIVDVLRRPRALVLAACVGIGAFTAQSLLTSYLIAYATGIGYPRPQVLTALTVSAAVALVVLPCASALSDRVGRRPVVLAGAVASAALAFPVLALVDSRSPGLLILAVVLGHGIAQSVMYGPLGALLTEMFGTRVRYTGASLGYQLATLIGAGFSPMIAGSLVAANGGSGTPVALLICGGAAITAVTVWFVRETHRESLGEATVAEDAVKEGVAS, encoded by the coding sequence ATGCCCTCGTCCCCCGTCGCTTCACCACCCCCGAACTCCGCACAGGCCGAACAGACCGAACGCACGCGTCAGTTGCGTCGCGTGGCGCTGTCCGGACTGCTCGGCACCGCTGTCGAGTTCTACGACTTCCTCGTCTACGGAACGGTCGCCGCGCTGGTGTTCGGGGAGCTGTTCTTCCCCGGCGCGGATCCGGCCGTGGGCACGATCGCCGCGTTCGGCACGTTCGCCGCCGGGTATGTCGCCCGTCCGCTGGGCGGGATCGTGTTCGGGCACTTCGGCGACCGGCTGGGCCGTAAGTCGATGCTGCTGCTGACGATGGGTCTGATGGGCGGCGCGAGCTTCCTCATCGGTCTGCTGCCCACCTACGACACCATCGGCGTGTGGGCGCCCGTGCTGCTGATCACCCTGCGGGTGGTGCAGGGCGTCGCCATCGGCGGTGAGTGGGGCGGGGCCACGCTGATGGTCGTCGAACACGCCGGTGAGCGGCGGCGCGGCCTGTGGTCGAGCTTCACGCAGATGGGAGCGCCGCTGGGCTCCCTGCTGTCCTCGCTGGTCGTGACGCTCGTGGTGGCCATGCCCAGGGACCAGTTCGCGGCGTGGGGATGGCGGGTGCCGTTCCTGCTGAGCGTGGTGCTGCTGGGCGTCGGGCTCTTCGTCCGCCTCAAGGTCGTGGAGAGCCCCCTCTTCACCAAGGTCAAGAAGGACCGGGCGGAGGCCCGGATGCCGATCGTCGACGTGCTGCGCCGGCCGCGCGCGCTGGTGCTGGCGGCGTGTGTGGGGATCGGCGCGTTCACCGCGCAGTCGCTGCTGACCAGTTATCTGATCGCGTACGCGACGGGGATCGGCTATCCCCGGCCGCAGGTGCTCACGGCGTTGACGGTGTCCGCGGCGGTGGCGCTGGTGGTGCTGCCGTGCGCGTCGGCGCTGTCCGACCGTGTCGGGCGCCGCCCGGTGGTCCTGGCCGGTGCCGTCGCCTCTGCCGCCCTCGCCTTCCCGGTCCTGGCACTGGTGGACTCCCGCTCGCCGGGGCTGCTGATCCTCGCGGTCGTGCTGGGGCACGGCATCGCCCAGTCGGTGATGTACGGGCCGCTGGGGGCGCTGCTGACCGAGATGTTCGGCACGCGGGTCCGCTACACCGGGGCCTCGCTGGGCTATCAGCTCGCCACGCTGATCGGGGCGGGGTTCTCCCCGATGATCGCCGGGAGCCTGGTCGCGGCGAACGGGGGTTCCGGGACGCCGGTCGCCCTGCTGATCTGCGGGGGTGCCGCGATCACGGCGGTGACCGTGTGGTTCGTACGCGAGACGCACCGGGAGTCCCTGGGCGAGGCGACGGTCGCCGAGGACGCCGTGAAGGAAGGGGTGGCGTCCTAG
- a CDS encoding TetR/AcrR family transcriptional regulator: MGARAESARRPGRPGADTPALPEEESILRRGLEAFAELGYDRASARELARRLGVSHNFINDRYGSKAAFWRAVVDSALGAQVARMPASDPSLDDEENLRRLITAFYRTAADTPLVGRLFVDELNQDTERLDYLYDNYIGVVVGEMASCVDRLVAAGRMAPVPMDVLFFAVVPTVSGMLDVPLARRLGRTDASSPERIAATAESLASLVLDGLLGTGGKGRS, from the coding sequence GTGGGAGCACGAGCCGAATCCGCCCGTCGGCCGGGACGTCCCGGCGCGGACACTCCCGCCCTGCCGGAGGAGGAGAGCATCCTCCGGCGCGGCCTGGAGGCCTTCGCCGAGCTGGGCTACGACCGGGCGTCCGCCCGCGAACTCGCCCGCCGCCTGGGCGTCAGCCACAACTTCATCAACGACCGCTACGGCTCCAAGGCCGCGTTCTGGCGCGCGGTGGTGGACTCCGCCCTGGGGGCGCAGGTGGCCCGTATGCCCGCGTCCGACCCCTCGCTCGACGACGAGGAGAACCTGCGGCGGCTGATCACCGCCTTCTACCGGACCGCCGCCGACACCCCCCTGGTCGGCCGTCTCTTCGTCGACGAACTCAACCAGGACACCGAGCGGTTGGACTACCTCTACGACAACTACATCGGTGTCGTCGTGGGCGAGATGGCGTCCTGCGTCGATCGTCTCGTCGCCGCCGGACGGATGGCCCCCGTCCCGATGGACGTGCTGTTCTTCGCCGTCGTCCCGACGGTCTCCGGCATGCTCGACGTGCCCCTCGCCCGCCGCCTCGGCCGCACCGACGCCTCCTCTCCCGAACGGATCGCCGCCACGGCGGAGTCACTGGCGTCGCTCGTGCTCGACGGGTTGCTCGGGACGGGCGGGAAGGGGCGCTCCTGA
- a CDS encoding response regulator, translating into MVVDDEALVRSGFKLILSAAQDIEVVATATGADAVETVRREAPDVVLLDIRMPDVDGLTVLRELRALPEPPVVAMLTTFDADEYILTALRSGAAGFLLKDTEPEQLAQLVRTLTAGGVVMSPKASRAVWQSHPGGQAVDDLEAARVGRLTGREREVLVLIAEGLSNADIGARVHLSAGTVKDHVSAILGKLRVSSRVQAALLAQRAGLLDGGSRCSPEAGR; encoded by the coding sequence ATGGTGGTCGACGACGAGGCCCTGGTGCGGTCCGGCTTCAAGCTGATCCTGAGCGCGGCGCAGGACATCGAGGTCGTCGCGACGGCGACGGGCGCGGACGCGGTCGAGACCGTGCGGCGGGAGGCGCCGGACGTGGTGCTGCTCGACATCCGGATGCCGGACGTCGACGGCCTGACCGTGCTGCGGGAACTGCGCGCGCTGCCGGAACCGCCGGTGGTGGCGATGCTGACGACGTTCGACGCCGACGAGTACATCCTCACCGCGCTGCGGTCCGGCGCGGCCGGCTTCCTGCTCAAGGACACCGAGCCCGAGCAACTCGCCCAGCTGGTGCGGACGTTGACGGCCGGCGGGGTGGTGATGTCACCGAAGGCCTCCCGGGCCGTCTGGCAGAGCCACCCCGGGGGCCAGGCAGTCGACGACCTGGAGGCCGCCCGTGTGGGACGGCTCACCGGACGCGAGCGGGAGGTGCTCGTGTTGATCGCGGAGGGTCTGTCGAACGCCGACATCGGTGCCCGTGTCCACCTCAGCGCGGGCACGGTGAAAGATCATGTCAGCGCGATCCTCGGCAAGTTGCGGGTGAGCAGCCGGGTGCAGGCCGCGCTGCTCGCACAGCGGGCCGGGCTGCTCGACGGCGGCTCGCGGTGCTCGCCGGAGGCGGGCCGATGA
- a CDS encoding PaaX family transcriptional regulator C-terminal domain-containing protein codes for MEDYDILDTPDSGTPDGDASDGPQPRPQSLMLAFFGNHVLEEGDGDLCVYSGSIIDVLGRVGVGEQAVRSTLTRMVNRGLLRRQREGRKMYFGLSPQASRVLWDGHTRIWEQGAVNDDWDGTWTLLGFSLPDSWKRQRHDLRSRLTWSGFGALYSGLWIAPGNVDIAGVVAELGLTDHVKIFHAQADVATDIELMIRDTWDLESIAARYVTFDKRWTALLGSGAGPGGDPIGTRLRLVSEWLWTIRTDPRLPARHLPSDWPARPAEETFRHLAELTATPARRTAVELLDTVPLRRD; via the coding sequence GTGGAGGACTACGACATCCTGGACACCCCGGACAGCGGCACCCCCGACGGCGACGCCTCGGACGGCCCGCAGCCGCGCCCGCAGTCGCTCATGCTCGCCTTCTTCGGCAACCACGTGCTGGAGGAGGGCGACGGTGATCTGTGCGTGTACTCGGGCAGCATCATCGACGTGCTCGGCCGCGTCGGCGTCGGTGAACAGGCCGTACGTTCCACCCTGACCCGGATGGTCAACCGCGGTCTGCTGCGGCGCCAACGCGAGGGCCGCAAGATGTACTTCGGCCTCAGCCCGCAGGCGTCGCGCGTCCTGTGGGACGGCCACACCCGCATCTGGGAGCAGGGCGCGGTCAACGACGACTGGGACGGCACCTGGACCCTCCTCGGCTTCTCCCTCCCCGACTCCTGGAAACGCCAGCGGCACGACCTGCGTTCGCGGCTGACCTGGTCCGGGTTCGGCGCCCTCTACAGCGGGCTCTGGATCGCTCCCGGGAACGTCGACATCGCCGGCGTCGTCGCCGAGCTCGGGCTCACCGACCACGTCAAGATCTTCCACGCCCAGGCGGACGTGGCCACCGACATCGAGCTGATGATCCGCGACACCTGGGACCTGGAGAGCATCGCCGCCCGCTACGTCACCTTCGACAAACGCTGGACGGCCCTCCTGGGATCGGGGGCCGGCCCGGGCGGCGATCCGATCGGCACCCGGCTGCGGCTGGTCAGTGAGTGGCTGTGGACCATCCGCACCGACCCCCGGCTCCCCGCCCGGCACCTCCCGTCCGACTGGCCCGCCCGCCCGGCCGAGGAGACCTTCCGCCACCTCGCCGAACTGACGGCCACCCCGGCCCGGCGGACAGCCGTCGAGCTGCTCGACACGGTGCCGCTGCGCCGGGACTGA
- a CDS encoding SpoIIE family protein phosphatase, giving the protein MDSTADGLVARVARELVPRADELTAEVERCLRREMPELWAHPDAMTVDNVAEHVVAGLSALRYGVAPGGIEAPSAGLERVRRVARHGIPVSTVLRAFRLAQGIILDHLLAEMPRCTDDAALISEAARSLIASATGYLDRASEQGVVAYEEERDRRLRWRLSMVNESSVRIGTTLDIARTTQELADFATEHFADLVTVDLLDSALGGAQETPPDDPPRSPVLHRVAQRSAARPGADAAPTPRLPHTFPPGSPQARALATGQPTRHRLDGGSRGPYAAAEPAGGGCAGAGGEGRGMADRGGRGGSGGRAEGEVAGRAVDGGRGGGRPVHSTLVVPLRARGATLGVAQFCRDRDPDAFDDEDLLLAQEITARAAIAVDNARRYTHARATALTLQRSLLPRRTPRQSAVDVAFRYLPADAQGGVGGDWYDVIPLSGARVALVVGDVVGHGIHAAATMGRLRTAVRTLADIDLPPDELLTHLDDVVLRLAAEVEEDDAGDAGDAGDADDRDGKGDAGDEGAATATAATAVADATAVADAGGGDIGATCLYAVYDPVSRRCTLARAGHVLPAVVGRDGTVDILELPPGPPLGLGGLPFEAAEFELPEGSLLALYTDGLIEARDHDIGAGLARLRAALARPAPSLEATCDAVLEALLPATPPDDVALLLARTHALGATQVATWELEAEPAAVARARAYVTRQLAAWGLAELEFTAELVVSELVTNAIRYGRPPVRLRLIHDRTLICEVSDSGGTTPHLRRARGYDEGGRGLLLVAQLAEHWGTRRARQGKTVWAELHDSADLALPEAAAL; this is encoded by the coding sequence GTGGACTCCACGGCTGACGGTCTCGTGGCCCGTGTCGCGCGTGAGCTCGTCCCCCGAGCGGACGAGCTGACCGCCGAGGTGGAGCGATGCCTGCGCCGCGAGATGCCCGAACTGTGGGCGCACCCCGACGCCATGACCGTGGACAACGTCGCCGAGCACGTCGTCGCGGGACTGTCCGCGCTGCGGTACGGCGTCGCACCGGGTGGCATCGAGGCACCGTCCGCCGGACTGGAGCGGGTACGCCGTGTCGCCCGGCACGGGATCCCCGTGAGCACGGTGCTGCGGGCCTTCCGGCTCGCCCAGGGCATCATCCTCGACCACCTGCTGGCGGAGATGCCCCGGTGCACCGACGACGCCGCCCTGATCAGCGAGGCCGCGCGCAGCCTGATCGCGTCGGCGACCGGATACCTGGACCGCGCCTCCGAGCAGGGCGTCGTGGCCTACGAGGAGGAGCGGGACCGGCGACTGCGCTGGCGGCTGTCCATGGTGAACGAGTCGAGCGTCCGCATCGGCACCACGCTGGACATCGCCCGCACCACGCAGGAACTGGCCGACTTCGCCACCGAGCACTTCGCCGACCTCGTCACCGTCGACCTGCTGGACTCCGCGCTCGGCGGCGCCCAGGAGACACCGCCGGACGACCCGCCGAGGTCGCCCGTGCTCCACCGGGTCGCGCAGCGGTCGGCCGCCCGCCCCGGCGCGGACGCCGCGCCCACGCCCCGGCTGCCCCACACCTTCCCGCCCGGCTCCCCGCAGGCCCGCGCCCTGGCCACGGGCCAGCCCACCAGACACCGCCTCGACGGCGGCAGCCGGGGGCCGTACGCGGCCGCCGAGCCCGCGGGCGGCGGGTGCGCCGGGGCCGGAGGCGAGGGCCGGGGCATGGCCGACAGGGGCGGTCGCGGGGGCAGCGGCGGGCGGGCCGAAGGCGAAGTCGCCGGGCGTGCCGTGGACGGCGGCCGTGGCGGTGGGCGGCCGGTGCACTCCACGCTGGTGGTGCCGTTGCGGGCGCGGGGGGCCACGCTCGGTGTCGCCCAATTCTGCCGGGACCGCGATCCCGACGCGTTCGACGACGAGGATCTGCTGCTCGCACAGGAGATCACGGCGAGGGCGGCGATCGCCGTCGACAACGCCCGCCGCTACACCCACGCCCGCGCCACCGCCCTCACCCTGCAGCGGAGTCTGCTCCCGCGCCGCACCCCGCGGCAGTCCGCCGTCGACGTCGCCTTCCGCTACCTCCCCGCTGACGCCCAGGGTGGTGTGGGCGGCGACTGGTACGACGTCATCCCCCTCTCGGGAGCCAGGGTCGCCCTCGTCGTGGGCGACGTCGTGGGGCACGGCATCCACGCCGCCGCCACCATGGGGCGCCTCAGGACCGCCGTACGCACCCTGGCCGACATCGATCTGCCGCCCGACGAACTCCTCACCCACCTGGACGACGTCGTGCTCCGCCTCGCCGCCGAGGTGGAGGAGGACGACGCGGGCGACGCGGGCGACGCGGGCGACGCGGACGACAGGGACGGCAAGGGCGACGCGGGCGACGAGGGGGCCGCCACCGCCACCGCCGCGACCGCCGTGGCCGACGCGACCGCCGTCGCCGATGCCGGGGGCGGGGACATCGGGGCCACCTGCCTCTACGCCGTGTACGACCCCGTGTCGCGCCGCTGCACCCTCGCGCGCGCGGGGCATGTGCTGCCGGCCGTCGTCGGCCGGGACGGCACCGTCGACATCCTGGAGCTGCCGCCGGGCCCGCCGCTCGGTCTGGGCGGGCTGCCGTTCGAGGCGGCGGAGTTCGAGCTGCCGGAGGGCAGTCTGCTCGCGCTCTACACCGACGGTCTGATCGAGGCGCGGGACCACGACATCGGCGCGGGCCTGGCCCGGCTGCGCGCCGCCCTGGCCCGGCCGGCGCCCTCTCTGGAGGCCACCTGCGACGCCGTCCTCGAAGCGCTGCTCCCGGCCACGCCACCCGACGACGTGGCCCTGCTCCTGGCCCGGACCCACGCCCTCGGCGCGACCCAGGTCGCCACCTGGGAGCTGGAGGCCGAACCCGCCGCCGTCGCGCGGGCCAGGGCGTACGTCACCCGGCAGCTGGCCGCGTGGGGCCTCGCGGAGCTGGAGTTCACCGCCGAGCTGGTGGTCAGCGAACTCGTCACCAACGCCATCCGCTACGGCCGGCCCCCCGTCCGGCTGCGGCTCATCCACGACCGCACCCTGATCTGCGAGGTCTCCGACTCCGGCGGCACCACCCCCCACCTGCGCCGCGCCCGGGGCTACGACGAAGGCGGCCGAGGCCTCCTCCTGGTCGCCCAGCTCGCCGAGCACTGGGGCACCCGCCGCGCCCGCCAGGGCAAGACGGTCTGGGCCGAACTGCACGACTCCGCCGACCTCGCCCTCCCGGAGGCGGCCGCCCTCTAG
- a CDS encoding sensor histidine kinase, protein MTSRRPGAWWARVPEPVVDAAVVAIAVVDLVLNLWDASPLATAIAAGGCAALALRRRFPLAVFACTLPAALLLEVMFAPFAALFTLAERSRDRRLLGMCAVLFALASATPWPLNDVSSHDRNWTVVFFFYQLATAAAPVLLGQLVQARRDLAGRLVEIEDAREHERLLHSQAVLARERAQLAREMHDVVSHQVSLIAVQAGALQVAARDPEAKEGARTIRSLSVDTLDELRHMVTLLRASGGRATELTPQPTLADLHRLVTTSGIETDLTGELPPDIGTPAQRAVYRTVQEALTNVRKHAPGATATVRLWCADDGASFGATVTNTPAVRPSLPLPGSRQGLVGLRERAELLGGTLESGPTADGGWEVELRIPAHAE, encoded by the coding sequence ATGACCTCGCGGAGACCGGGGGCGTGGTGGGCCCGGGTGCCGGAGCCGGTGGTGGACGCCGCGGTCGTCGCGATCGCGGTCGTCGACCTCGTGCTCAACCTGTGGGACGCCTCGCCCCTCGCCACGGCGATCGCGGCCGGGGGCTGTGCCGCCCTCGCGCTGCGTCGGCGGTTCCCGCTCGCGGTCTTCGCGTGCACGCTGCCGGCCGCCCTGTTGCTGGAGGTCATGTTCGCCCCGTTCGCGGCCCTGTTCACCCTGGCGGAACGGTCACGCGACCGCCGTCTGCTCGGCATGTGCGCCGTGCTGTTCGCGCTCGCCTCCGCCACCCCCTGGCCGCTGAACGACGTCAGCTCGCACGACCGCAACTGGACGGTCGTGTTCTTCTTCTACCAACTCGCCACCGCCGCCGCCCCCGTCCTGCTGGGCCAACTCGTGCAGGCGCGGCGGGACCTGGCGGGCCGGCTGGTCGAGATCGAGGACGCGCGGGAACACGAGCGGCTGTTGCACTCGCAGGCCGTGCTCGCCCGCGAACGCGCCCAGCTGGCCCGTGAGATGCACGACGTCGTCTCCCACCAGGTCAGCCTGATCGCCGTGCAGGCCGGCGCGCTGCAGGTCGCCGCCCGGGACCCGGAGGCCAAGGAGGGCGCCCGCACCATCCGTTCCCTCAGCGTCGACACGCTCGACGAACTGCGCCACATGGTGACCCTGCTGCGCGCCTCCGGCGGCCGGGCCACGGAACTCACGCCGCAGCCCACCCTGGCCGACCTCCACCGGCTGGTCACCACCAGCGGGATCGAGACCGACCTGACGGGTGAACTCCCGCCGGACATCGGCACCCCCGCCCAGCGCGCCGTCTACCGCACGGTGCAGGAGGCCCTCACCAACGTCCGCAAGCACGCCCCGGGCGCCACCGCCACCGTACGGCTGTGGTGTGCCGACGACGGCGCGTCCTTCGGTGCCACCGTCACCAACACTCCCGCCGTCCGCCCTTCCCTGCCGCTCCCCGGTTCCCGGCAGGGCCTCGTCGGGCTGCGGGAACGCGCCGAACTCCTCGGCGGCACCCTGGAGTCGGGCCCGACGGCCGACGGCGGCTGGGAGGTGGAGCTGCGGATCCCGGCCCACGCGGAGTGA